From the Sinorhizobium garamanticum genome, one window contains:
- a CDS encoding gas vesicle protein GvpG produces the protein MAVGLLSHVLLLPLAPARFALWTIDRVVDAAAEQHCGPAAIRRELAELARQLDEGLIDAEEFDRREDEILDRLDEGRKRGLIA, from the coding sequence GTGGCGGTGGGACTCCTGTCACATGTCTTGTTGCTGCCGCTCGCGCCGGCCCGCTTCGCACTGTGGACCATCGACCGGGTGGTCGACGCCGCTGCCGAACAGCATTGCGGCCCGGCAGCCATCCGGCGCGAGCTGGCCGAGCTTGCGCGGCAACTGGATGAAGGGTTGATCGATGCCGAGGAATTCGATCGACGCGAGGACGAGATCCTCGACCGGCTGGACGAGGGACGAAAGCGAGGGCTGATCGCATGA
- a CDS encoding gas vesicle protein, which translates to MMESDRMMEQGLWHGRQGASPNLADVLERVLDKGLIIAGDIKINLLDIELLTVKLRLLVASVDKAKAMGIDWWEHDPALSQPRARQLAAENARLRKRVEALETAAPESRR; encoded by the coding sequence ATGATGGAATCTGATCGCATGATGGAACAAGGTTTGTGGCACGGGCGCCAGGGTGCCTCTCCGAACCTGGCTGACGTTCTGGAGCGGGTTCTGGACAAGGGGTTGATCATCGCCGGCGACATCAAGATCAACCTGCTCGACATCGAGCTTCTGACCGTCAAGCTCCGGCTGTTGGTCGCGTCGGTGGACAAGGCCAAGGCGATGGGGATCGACTGGTGGGAGCACGACCCGGCGCTTTCCCAGCCGCGGGCGCGGCAGCTCGCGGCCGAGAACGCGCGGTTGCGCAAGCGGGTCGAGGCGCTGGAAACTGCCGCTCCGGAGTCACGGCGATGA